One Lucilia cuprina isolate Lc7/37 chromosome 4, ASM2204524v1, whole genome shotgun sequence DNA segment encodes these proteins:
- the LOC111678243 gene encoding soluble guanylate cyclase 88E isoform X1 gives MDQMGVYFVGFVGQYGYDRVLSVLGRHMRDFLNGLDNLHEYLKFSYPRMRAPSFICENETKQGLTLHYRSKRRGFVYYTMGQIREVARYFYHKEMHIELVREEILFDTVHVTFQLTFDNRAFTLASLAMTREEKHLPISAHVLFEIFPFCIVFGADMVVRSIGNSLMVILPELLGKKITAWFDLVRPLIAFKFQTILNRTNNIFELVTVDPVTDKDDEQKSNELILHEDGSESEKSLRLKGQMVYMENWRMIMFLGTPVMPDLNSLITTGLYINDLSMHDFSRDLMLAGTQQSVELKLALDQEQQKSKKLEESMRKLDEEMRRTDELLYQMIPKQVADRLRRGENPIDTCEMFDCVSILFSDVVTFTEICSRITPMEVVSMLNAMYSIFDTLTERNSVYKVETIGDAYMVVAGAPEKDPNHAEKVCDMALDMVDAITDLKDPSTGQHLRIRVGVHSGAVVAGIVGLKMPRYCLFGDSVNTASRMESTSMAMKVHVSESTKEFLGPNYRLTERGEIDVKGKGTMKTYWLDEREHRKPLQLSMAQVHPLSAYPPATSSASTALIGATKSVPKAIMPAPSTVVAKEIPPVSKAVAVQNPTEVIVDNSMNASSLTEDRSRIYSPVTFKDVARRSIANSPVRSLYGGSTVSQEKGRESRSNSTGHVFMRSPSDVFGSLILDTEEFLEDLQISRSSLANNSQCPCSPIPPFRIGSAPSKPRPNNPDQFTPEELAAMDQTTPPSTAPARDNYNMKSSSSTSSLTVEKVKKTRITNVTTPQEKLEKTRPAMVTTAPTPVAVCPQKKVQQQMKQKHLQQQKQLQQTCEKKLAFTDSRSTSKESISMHSPPPIRSMSAPLPMSKAARKAFLAAKQTKAIEKLDKMIEEVTESEQQMKTSHSMRIHDVFGDRIQGQGHGEDDMDMEGGCPLFLPPPPRHMANSISDSNICSHGHSHGHAPTMHHAPCHHVHEPSSSTKISTSQSFSHARHTASIHPCCSGYTPHSSNGRHSHRMHSNACEIL, from the exons ATGGATCAAATGGGCGTCTATTTTGTCGGCTTTGTTGGACAATATGGTTATGATCGTGTACTCTCCGTACTCGGTCGTCATATGCGTGACTTTCTCAATGGCCTCGATAATTTACATGAATATTTGAAATTCTCCTATCCCCGCATGCGTGCACCTTCGTTCATATGTGAAAATGAAACTAAGCAAGGATTAACCCTACACTATCGCTCGAAACGACGTGGTTTTGTCTACTATACAATGGGACAGATACGTGAGGTGGCACGTTATTTCTATCACAAAGAAATGCATATAGAACTGGTGCGCGAGGAAATACTATTCGATACGGTGCATGTAACATTTCAGTTGACATTCGATAATCGAGCCTTTACACTGGCCTCGTTGGCCATGACACGCGAAGAGAAACATTTGCCAATTAGTGCACATGTGTTATTTGAGATTTTTCCATTTTGTATTGTGTTTGG TGCTGACATGGTTGTTCGTAGCATTGGAAATTCATTAATGGTCATATTGCCAGAGTTATTGGGTAAAAAAATCACAGCATGGTTCGATCTAGTTCGTCCTTTAATTGCCTTTAAATTTCAAACG attttaaatagaacaaataatatatttgaattGGTAACGGTTGACCCGGTAACCGATAAAGACGATGAACAGAAATCAAATGAATTGATATTACATGAAGATGGTTCAGAATCAGAGAAATCATTAAGGTTAAAAG GTCAAATGGTTTATATGGAAAATTGGAGAATGATTATGTTTTTAGGCACTCCTGTTATGCCGGATTTGAATTCTCTCATAACGACGGGTTTGTACATTAACGATTTGTCAATGCATGATTTCAGCag AGATCTCATGTTGGCGGGTACACAACAATCGGTCGAATTGAAATTGGCCTTGGATCAGGAGCagcaaaagtcgaaaaagttaGAAGAATCGATGAGAAAACTGGATGAAGAAATGCGCAGAACAGATGAGTTACTGTATCAGATGATACCGAAACAAGTGGCGGATCGTTTGAGAAGAGGAGAGAATCCAATAGATACGTGTGAG ATGTTTGATTGTGTTTCCATATTATTTTCGGATGTTGTGACTTTCACAGAAATTTGCAGTCGCATCACACCCATGGAAGTCGTTTCCATGTTAAATGCCATGTATTCCATTTTTGACACACTAACCGAACGTAATTCCGTCTATAAAGTCGAAACTATTGGTGATGCTTATATGGTTGTGGCTGGAGCTCCAGAAAAAGATCCAAATCATGCTGAAAAAGTATGCGATATGGCCTTGGACATGGTTGATGCCATCACAGATTTAAAAGATCCCTCAACGGGTCAACATTTACGTATACGCGTAGGTGTACATTCCGGTGCTGTGGTAGCTGGTATTGTGGGTCTTAAAATGCCACGATATTGTCTGTTTGGTGATTCTGTAAATACGGCTTCGCGCATGGAGTCGACGAGTATGGCCATGAAAGTGCATGTATCCGAATCAACAAAAGAGTTTTTGGGACCGAACTATAGACTTACAGAACGTGGTGAGATCGATGTTAAGGGTAAGGGAACAATGAAAACCTATTGGCTGGATGAGCGGGAACATCGTAAACCATTGCAATTGTCCATGGCTCAAGTGCATCCACTATCAGCATATCCTCCAGCGACATCTTCGGCTTCAACAGCCTTAATTGGAGCTACAAAGTCAGTGCCCAAGGCTATAATGCCGGCACCCAGCACAGTGGTAGCCAAGGAAATACCCCCTGTCTCTAAGGCTGTTGCAGTACAAAATCCTACAGAAGTTATTGTCGATAATTCCATGAATGCCTCTTCTCTCACAGAAGATCGCAGTCGCATTTATTCCCCCGTAACTTTCAAAGATGTTGCCCGCCGCAGTATAGCAAACTCACCGGTACGTTCACTTTATGGTGGCAGCACGGTGTCACAGGAAAAAGGACGAGAATCTCGATCTAATTCTACAGGTCATGTATTCATGCGTTCACCTAGTGATGTCTTTGGTTCGCTCATCCTAGACACCGAAGAGTTCTTGGAAGATTTACAAATATCCCGCAGTTCTTTGGCAAATAATTCACAGTGTCCCTGTAGTCCTATACCACCGTTTCGCATTGGTAGTGCTCCTTCTAAACCACGACCCAATAATCCCGATCAATTTACTCCCGAAGAATTGGCCGCCATGGATCAGACTACCCCACCATCAACAGCACCTGCTCGTGATAATTACAATATGAAGTCCTCATCATCAACATCCAGTCTAACGGTGGAGAAAGTGAAAAAAACCAG GATTACAAATGTCACAACACCACAAGAAAAACTGGAGAAAACTCGTCCTGCTATGGTCACAACTGCTCCCACCCCAGTCGCCGTATGTCCACAAAAGAAGGTGCAGcaacaaatgaaacaaaaacacttgcaacaacaaaaacaactgcaGCAAACCTGTGAAAAGAAATTGGCATTTACTGACAGCCGTTCCACCTCCAAAGAATCAATATCAATGCATTCACCGCCACCCATACGCTCAATGTCAGCGCCGTTGCCTATGTCTAAGGCAGCGCGTAAAGCTTTTCTAGCGGCCAAACAAACTAAAGCTATAGAGAAATTGGATAAGATGATCGAAGAGGTCACAGAGAGTGAACAACAAATGAAAACTTCACACTCCATGAGAATACATGATGTTTTCGGTGATCGTATACAGGGTCAGGGACATGGTGAAGATGACATGGATATGGAAGGAGGTTGTCCACTGTTTTTACCACCACCTCCCAGACATATGGCAAATTCAATATCAGATTCCAATATATGCAGTCATGG gcACAGTCATGGTCACGCCCCCACCATGCATCATGCCCCCTGTCATCATGTACATGAACCCTCCTCCTCCACCAAAATCAGCACAAGTCAAAGTTTTAGTCATGCCCGTCATACGGCTTCCATACATCCCTGCTGTTCAGGCTATACACCACACTCCTCCAATGGTCGACACTCACATCGTATGCACTCGAATGCCTGCGAAATACTTTAG
- the LOC111678243 gene encoding soluble guanylate cyclase 88E isoform X2: protein MDQMGVYFVGFVGQYGYDRVLSVLGRHMRDFLNGLDNLHEYLKFSYPRMRAPSFICENETKQGLTLHYRSKRRGFVYYTMGQIREVARYFYHKEMHIELVREEILFDTVHVTFQLTFDNRAFTLASLAMTREEKHLPISAHVLFEIFPFCIVFGADMVVRSIGNSLMVILPELLGKKITAWFDLVRPLIAFKFQTILNRTNNIFELVTVDPVTDKDDEQKSNELILHEDGSESEKSLRLKGQMVYMENWRMIMFLGTPVMPDLNSLITTGLYINDLSMHDFSRDLMLAGTQQSVELKLALDQEQQKSKKLEESMRKLDEEMRRTDELLYQMIPKQVADRLRRGENPIDTCEMFDCVSILFSDVVTFTEICSRITPMEVVSMLNAMYSIFDTLTERNSVYKVETIGDAYMVVAGAPEKDPNHAEKVCDMALDMVDAITDLKDPSTGQHLRIRVGVHSGAVVAGIVGLKMPRYCLFGDSVNTASRMESTSMAMKVHVSESTKEFLGPNYRLTERGEIDVKGKGTMKTYWLDEREHRKPLQLSMAQVHPLSAYPPATSSASTALIGATKSVPKAIMPAPSTVVAKEIPPVSKAVAVQNPTEVIVDNSMNASSLTEDRSRIYSPVTFKDVARRSIANSPVRSLYGGSTVSQEKGRESRSNSTGHVFMRSPSDVFGSLILDTEEFLEDLQISRSSLANNSQCPCSPIPPFRIGSAPSKPRPNNPDQFTPEELAAMDQTTPPSTAPARDNYNMKSSSSTSSLTVEKVKKTRKITFSPRITNVTTPQEKLEKTRPAMVTTAPTPVAVCPQKKVQQQMKQKHLQQQKQLQQTCEKKLAFTDSRSTSKESISMHSPPPIRSMSAPLPMSKAARKAFLAAKQTKAIEKLDKMIEEVTESEQQMKTSHSMRIHDVFGDRIQGQGHGEDDMDMEGGCPLFLPPPPRHMANSISDSNICSHGHSHGHAPTMHHAPCHHVHEPSSSTKISTSQSFSHARHTASIHPCCSGYTPHSSNGRHSHRMHSNACEIL, encoded by the exons ATGGATCAAATGGGCGTCTATTTTGTCGGCTTTGTTGGACAATATGGTTATGATCGTGTACTCTCCGTACTCGGTCGTCATATGCGTGACTTTCTCAATGGCCTCGATAATTTACATGAATATTTGAAATTCTCCTATCCCCGCATGCGTGCACCTTCGTTCATATGTGAAAATGAAACTAAGCAAGGATTAACCCTACACTATCGCTCGAAACGACGTGGTTTTGTCTACTATACAATGGGACAGATACGTGAGGTGGCACGTTATTTCTATCACAAAGAAATGCATATAGAACTGGTGCGCGAGGAAATACTATTCGATACGGTGCATGTAACATTTCAGTTGACATTCGATAATCGAGCCTTTACACTGGCCTCGTTGGCCATGACACGCGAAGAGAAACATTTGCCAATTAGTGCACATGTGTTATTTGAGATTTTTCCATTTTGTATTGTGTTTGG TGCTGACATGGTTGTTCGTAGCATTGGAAATTCATTAATGGTCATATTGCCAGAGTTATTGGGTAAAAAAATCACAGCATGGTTCGATCTAGTTCGTCCTTTAATTGCCTTTAAATTTCAAACG attttaaatagaacaaataatatatttgaattGGTAACGGTTGACCCGGTAACCGATAAAGACGATGAACAGAAATCAAATGAATTGATATTACATGAAGATGGTTCAGAATCAGAGAAATCATTAAGGTTAAAAG GTCAAATGGTTTATATGGAAAATTGGAGAATGATTATGTTTTTAGGCACTCCTGTTATGCCGGATTTGAATTCTCTCATAACGACGGGTTTGTACATTAACGATTTGTCAATGCATGATTTCAGCag AGATCTCATGTTGGCGGGTACACAACAATCGGTCGAATTGAAATTGGCCTTGGATCAGGAGCagcaaaagtcgaaaaagttaGAAGAATCGATGAGAAAACTGGATGAAGAAATGCGCAGAACAGATGAGTTACTGTATCAGATGATACCGAAACAAGTGGCGGATCGTTTGAGAAGAGGAGAGAATCCAATAGATACGTGTGAG ATGTTTGATTGTGTTTCCATATTATTTTCGGATGTTGTGACTTTCACAGAAATTTGCAGTCGCATCACACCCATGGAAGTCGTTTCCATGTTAAATGCCATGTATTCCATTTTTGACACACTAACCGAACGTAATTCCGTCTATAAAGTCGAAACTATTGGTGATGCTTATATGGTTGTGGCTGGAGCTCCAGAAAAAGATCCAAATCATGCTGAAAAAGTATGCGATATGGCCTTGGACATGGTTGATGCCATCACAGATTTAAAAGATCCCTCAACGGGTCAACATTTACGTATACGCGTAGGTGTACATTCCGGTGCTGTGGTAGCTGGTATTGTGGGTCTTAAAATGCCACGATATTGTCTGTTTGGTGATTCTGTAAATACGGCTTCGCGCATGGAGTCGACGAGTATGGCCATGAAAGTGCATGTATCCGAATCAACAAAAGAGTTTTTGGGACCGAACTATAGACTTACAGAACGTGGTGAGATCGATGTTAAGGGTAAGGGAACAATGAAAACCTATTGGCTGGATGAGCGGGAACATCGTAAACCATTGCAATTGTCCATGGCTCAAGTGCATCCACTATCAGCATATCCTCCAGCGACATCTTCGGCTTCAACAGCCTTAATTGGAGCTACAAAGTCAGTGCCCAAGGCTATAATGCCGGCACCCAGCACAGTGGTAGCCAAGGAAATACCCCCTGTCTCTAAGGCTGTTGCAGTACAAAATCCTACAGAAGTTATTGTCGATAATTCCATGAATGCCTCTTCTCTCACAGAAGATCGCAGTCGCATTTATTCCCCCGTAACTTTCAAAGATGTTGCCCGCCGCAGTATAGCAAACTCACCGGTACGTTCACTTTATGGTGGCAGCACGGTGTCACAGGAAAAAGGACGAGAATCTCGATCTAATTCTACAGGTCATGTATTCATGCGTTCACCTAGTGATGTCTTTGGTTCGCTCATCCTAGACACCGAAGAGTTCTTGGAAGATTTACAAATATCCCGCAGTTCTTTGGCAAATAATTCACAGTGTCCCTGTAGTCCTATACCACCGTTTCGCATTGGTAGTGCTCCTTCTAAACCACGACCCAATAATCCCGATCAATTTACTCCCGAAGAATTGGCCGCCATGGATCAGACTACCCCACCATCAACAGCACCTGCTCGTGATAATTACAATATGAAGTCCTCATCATCAACATCCAGTCTAACGGTGGAGAAAGTGAAAAAAACCAG aaaaataacattttcgcCTAGGATTACAAATGTCACAACACCACAAGAAAAACTGGAGAAAACTCGTCCTGCTATGGTCACAACTGCTCCCACCCCAGTCGCCGTATGTCCACAAAAGAAGGTGCAGcaacaaatgaaacaaaaacacttgcaacaacaaaaacaactgcaGCAAACCTGTGAAAAGAAATTGGCATTTACTGACAGCCGTTCCACCTCCAAAGAATCAATATCAATGCATTCACCGCCACCCATACGCTCAATGTCAGCGCCGTTGCCTATGTCTAAGGCAGCGCGTAAAGCTTTTCTAGCGGCCAAACAAACTAAAGCTATAGAGAAATTGGATAAGATGATCGAAGAGGTCACAGAGAGTGAACAACAAATGAAAACTTCACACTCCATGAGAATACATGATGTTTTCGGTGATCGTATACAGGGTCAGGGACATGGTGAAGATGACATGGATATGGAAGGAGGTTGTCCACTGTTTTTACCACCACCTCCCAGACATATGGCAAATTCAATATCAGATTCCAATATATGCAGTCATGG gcACAGTCATGGTCACGCCCCCACCATGCATCATGCCCCCTGTCATCATGTACATGAACCCTCCTCCTCCACCAAAATCAGCACAAGTCAAAGTTTTAGTCATGCCCGTCATACGGCTTCCATACATCCCTGCTGTTCAGGCTATACACCACACTCCTCCAATGGTCGACACTCACATCGTATGCACTCGAATGCCTGCGAAATACTTTAG